The Streptomyces kanamyceticus genome window below encodes:
- a CDS encoding DeoR/GlpR family DNA-binding transcription regulator yields MGDTVMGRAVAGEGEDRRRRIVISARRAGSVDVTAIAADLGVSKETVRRDLSALERRGLVRRTHGGAYPVENRGFGTTLEFRTGMHVVEKERIAAAAAKLLGDAETVFIDEGYTPQLIAEALPDDRSLTVITASLATAQALATRPRATVLLLGGRVRGRTMATVDHWAAQMLSEFVIDLAYVGANGISREHGLTTPDPTVGAVKRQAMRVSRRRVFSGVYSKFGAVSFCRFADARSFEAIVTDTRLSPTEARRYAVLGPEVLRV; encoded by the coding sequence ATGGGGGATACAGTCATGGGCCGGGCGGTCGCCGGGGAGGGCGAGGACCGGCGCCGCCGCATAGTGATCAGCGCCAGGCGAGCGGGGTCCGTCGACGTCACCGCGATCGCCGCTGACCTCGGGGTGTCCAAGGAGACGGTGCGGCGCGACCTGAGCGCGCTGGAGCGGCGCGGCCTGGTGCGGCGCACGCACGGGGGCGCGTATCCGGTGGAGAACAGGGGTTTTGGGACCACGCTGGAGTTCCGCACCGGGATGCACGTCGTGGAGAAGGAACGGATCGCGGCGGCCGCCGCGAAACTCCTGGGGGATGCCGAGACGGTCTTCATCGATGAGGGCTACACCCCGCAGCTGATCGCCGAGGCGCTGCCCGACGACCGGTCGCTCACCGTGATCACCGCGTCGCTCGCCACCGCCCAAGCCCTGGCGACCAGGCCGCGGGCCACCGTGCTGCTCCTCGGCGGCCGGGTCCGGGGCCGCACGATGGCCACCGTCGACCACTGGGCGGCGCAGATGCTGTCCGAGTTCGTCATCGACCTGGCCTACGTGGGCGCCAACGGCATCTCCCGCGAACACGGTCTGACCACCCCCGACCCGACGGTCGGCGCGGTCAAGCGGCAGGCGATGCGCGTCTCGCGCAGGAGGGTCTTCTCCGGGGTGTACTCCAAGTTCGGTGCGGTGAGCTTCTGCCGCTTCGCCGATGCGCGCTCCTTCGAGGCGATCGTCACCGACACCCGGCTGTCGCCGACCGAGGCCCGGCGCTACGCAGTGCTTGGACCGGAGGTGCTGCGGGTGTGA
- a CDS encoding GNAT family N-acetyltransferase, protein MDLENPDDLAIRHADASDWHVLVGADSIAASGDDARRASIRRWCEQGSVLLAEDASGPLGYIVLEYTFFEQGFITMMMVAPSARRRGVGARLLKATEAACTSTKLFTSTNVSNHPMQLLLRRVGWSPVGLLHGLDEGDPELFYLCPGAQPA, encoded by the coding sequence ATGGACCTTGAGAACCCCGACGACCTCGCGATCCGCCATGCGGATGCCTCTGACTGGCACGTACTGGTCGGCGCCGACTCCATCGCGGCATCGGGCGACGACGCACGGCGCGCGAGCATCCGACGCTGGTGCGAACAAGGCTCGGTCCTCCTGGCCGAGGACGCATCCGGCCCCTTGGGCTACATCGTGCTGGAGTACACCTTCTTCGAGCAGGGCTTCATCACCATGATGATGGTCGCGCCCAGCGCCCGCCGACGGGGCGTGGGCGCACGTCTCCTCAAGGCCACCGAGGCCGCCTGCACCAGCACGAAGCTCTTCACCTCGACCAACGTCTCCAACCACCCCATGCAACTGCTACTGCGGCGCGTCGGCTGGAGCCCGGTCGGCCTGCTCCACGGCCTGGACGAGGGCGACCCCGAACTCTTCTACCTCTGTCCAGGCGCCCAACCGGCGTAG
- a CDS encoding NUDIX hydrolase produces MTHTRASRSPFTEFAPELVRSERSHPDSQSVTNQGFWRSFWRPGGGMDLTDTLPGTAVREVKEETGLDVEITGLVGTHPDDKHIIAYMDGEVWRQFNVCFMAGIIGGQLEFSDESTELRFVRPAELDDLPTHHTHRLRLRHFLERRKQPCLR; encoded by the coding sequence GTGACACACACCAGAGCTTCGCGATCGCCGTTCACGGAATTCGCGCCAGAACTTGTTCGAAGTGAACGGAGCCACCCTGACTCACAGAGCGTCACCAATCAGGGGTTTTGGCGCAGCTTCTGGCGACCAGGAGGCGGCATGGATCTCACCGATACACTGCCCGGAACGGCGGTCCGCGAGGTCAAGGAAGAGACCGGTCTGGACGTGGAGATCACAGGCTTGGTCGGGACGCACCCCGACGATAAGCACATCATCGCGTACATGGACGGCGAGGTCTGGCGACAGTTCAACGTCTGCTTCATGGCCGGGATCATCGGGGGCCAGCTGGAATTCTCTGATGAGTCCACGGAACTCCGATTCGTGCGCCCGGCAGAGCTTGACGACCTGCCCACGCACCACACTCACCGGCTCCGACTTCGTCACTTCCTGGAGCGCCGCAAGCAGCCCTGTCTCCGCTGA
- a CDS encoding acyltransferase family protein, giving the protein MTDTAPARGRHRAPLPPARPAPLPQPRTAPPPAGHATRTPGAASHGARAPNAAKPRDSFFDNAKYLAIVLVAMGHAWEPLRGDSRTAAALYMTVYAFHMPAFIVISGYFSRSFDASPGRLRRLVTGIAVPYVLFEVAYTLFKRTAGDDPTYPISLLDPWYLTWFLIALFVWRLTTPLWKIVRWPLPLALAIAALASASPDIGDDLDLQRVLQFLPFFVLGLVLKPEHFRMVRRKEARILALPVFAAALAFAYVAAPHMSAAWFYRRDSAQELGAPGWSGAVMTLAMFGCSVVLVACFFAWVPGRRLWFTALGAGTLYGYLLHGFLAKGSRFGDWYEADWPHTPFGQITVTLIAGAVVTALCTPPVQRVFRFAMEPKMEWAFKPSAGKPPTGKSPARSGP; this is encoded by the coding sequence GTGACCGATACGGCACCCGCGCGGGGCCGCCATCGGGCCCCGCTGCCCCCGGCCCGTCCCGCCCCGCTGCCCCAGCCCCGCACCGCGCCGCCGCCTGCGGGCCATGCGACCCGCACCCCGGGGGCCGCCTCGCACGGGGCCCGCGCCCCCAACGCCGCGAAGCCGCGGGACTCGTTCTTCGACAACGCGAAGTACCTGGCGATCGTCCTGGTGGCGATGGGCCACGCATGGGAGCCGTTGCGCGGGGACAGCCGCACGGCGGCCGCGCTCTACATGACCGTGTACGCGTTCCACATGCCCGCGTTCATCGTCATCTCCGGCTACTTCTCCCGGAGCTTCGACGCGAGCCCCGGGCGCCTGAGGCGCCTGGTGACGGGCATCGCCGTCCCGTACGTCCTCTTCGAAGTCGCGTACACCCTCTTCAAGCGGACCGCGGGCGACGACCCCACCTATCCGATCAGCCTCCTCGATCCCTGGTACCTGACCTGGTTCCTGATCGCGCTGTTCGTCTGGCGCCTGACGACGCCCCTGTGGAAGATCGTCCGCTGGCCCCTGCCGCTCGCCCTCGCCATCGCCGCACTCGCCTCGGCGTCCCCGGACATCGGCGACGACCTCGATCTGCAACGCGTGCTGCAGTTCCTGCCGTTCTTCGTGCTCGGCCTGGTCCTGAAGCCGGAGCACTTCCGGATGGTGCGCCGCAAGGAGGCCAGGATCCTGGCCCTGCCGGTCTTCGCCGCCGCGCTCGCCTTCGCGTACGTGGCCGCTCCGCACATGAGCGCCGCCTGGTTCTACCGCAGGGACAGCGCCCAGGAACTGGGTGCTCCGGGGTGGAGCGGCGCGGTCATGACGCTCGCGATGTTCGGCTGCTCCGTCGTCCTCGTGGCCTGCTTCTTCGCCTGGGTGCCGGGCCGGAGGCTGTGGTTCACCGCGCTCGGCGCGGGCACGCTCTACGGCTACCTGCTGCACGGTTTCCTCGCCAAGGGCTCGCGCTTCGGGGACTGGTACGAGGCGGACTGGCCGCACACGCCGTTCGGGCAGATCACGGTGACCCTGATTGCCGGAGCGGTGGTCACGGCCTTGTGCACCCCACCGGTACAGCGGGTGTTCCGCTTCGCGATGGAGCCGAAGATGGAGTGGGCCTTCAAGCCCTCGGCAGGCAAGCCCCCGACTGGCAAGTCCCCGGCCAGGTCGGGGCCCTAG
- the metE gene encoding 5-methyltetrahydropteroyltriglutamate--homocysteine S-methyltransferase codes for MTTKSAAAAARATVYGYPRQGANRELKKAVEGYWKGRVTADALRETAAELRRTTWRQLAEAGVHEVPTGDFSYYDHVLDTSVMVGAVPARHRASFESDALDGYFAMARGTQDVAPLEMTKWFDTNYHYLVPELGPDTVFATDSAKQVAELKEALALDLSARPVLVGPVTYLLLAKPAPGVPADFEPLTLLDRLLPVYAEVLADLRAAGAQWVQLDEPALVQDRTPAELNAATRAYRELGALTDRPKLLVASYFDRLGDALPVLAKAPIDGLALDFTDAAAANLDDLAAAGGLPGKRLVAGVVNGRNIWINDLEKSLSTLGTLLGLADRVDVAASCSLLHVPIDAAAERDIDPQILRWLAFARQKTTEIVALAKGLSQGTDTIAAELAANRADLASRAGSAITHDPAVRARAAAVTDAEGRRSQPYAERSAAQRSHLKLPLLPTTTIGSFPQTTELRTARADLRAGRLDTAGYEERIRNEIREVVSFQEKTGLDVLVHGEPERNDMVQYFAEQLTGYLATQHGWVQSYGTRYVRPPVLAGDISRPEPMTVRWTSFANSLTDRPVKGMLTGPVTMLAWSFVRDDQPLGDTARQVALALRDEVNDLEAAGTSVIQVDEPALRETLPLRAADRPAYLDWATESFRLTTSGVRPDTQIHTHMCYAEFGDIVRAIDDLDADVISLEAARSHMQVARELAEHGYPREAGPGVYDIHSPRVPDAAEAAALLRKGLEAIPPQRLWVNPDCGLKTRGWPETRASLENLVTAARTVRGELPAS; via the coding sequence GTGACAACGAAGTCCGCAGCCGCGGCAGCACGGGCCACCGTGTACGGCTACCCCCGTCAGGGCGCGAACCGTGAACTGAAGAAGGCCGTCGAGGGCTACTGGAAGGGCCGCGTCACCGCGGACGCCCTCCGGGAGACCGCGGCGGAGCTGCGTCGCACCACCTGGCGGCAGTTGGCGGAGGCCGGTGTCCACGAGGTGCCGACCGGCGACTTCTCGTACTACGACCACGTGCTGGACACCAGCGTCATGGTCGGCGCCGTCCCCGCCAGGCACCGCGCGTCCTTCGAATCCGACGCCCTGGACGGGTACTTCGCGATGGCTCGCGGCACCCAGGACGTGGCGCCGCTGGAGATGACCAAGTGGTTCGACACCAACTACCACTACTTGGTGCCGGAGTTGGGCCCGGACACCGTCTTCGCCACCGACTCCGCCAAGCAGGTCGCCGAGCTCAAGGAGGCCCTCGCGCTCGACCTCTCGGCCCGCCCGGTCCTCGTCGGCCCCGTCACCTACCTGCTGCTCGCCAAGCCCGCACCGGGAGTCCCCGCCGACTTCGAGCCACTCACCCTCCTCGACCGGCTGCTTCCGGTGTACGCGGAGGTGCTCGCCGATCTGCGCGCGGCCGGCGCCCAGTGGGTGCAGCTCGACGAGCCCGCCCTGGTGCAGGACCGCACCCCGGCCGAGCTCAACGCCGCCACCCGCGCCTACCGCGAACTCGGCGCCCTCACCGACCGGCCCAAGCTCCTGGTCGCCTCCTACTTCGACCGGCTCGGCGACGCCCTGCCCGTCCTGGCGAAGGCCCCGATCGACGGCCTGGCCCTCGACTTCACCGACGCCGCGGCCGCCAACCTCGACGACCTCGCCGCCGCGGGTGGCCTCCCCGGCAAGCGGCTCGTCGCCGGTGTGGTCAACGGCCGCAACATCTGGATCAACGACCTGGAGAAGTCCCTGTCCACCCTGGGCACCCTCCTCGGGCTCGCCGACCGGGTCGACGTGGCCGCCTCCTGCTCGCTCCTGCACGTCCCGATCGACGCCGCGGCCGAGCGGGACATCGACCCGCAGATCCTGCGGTGGCTCGCCTTCGCCCGGCAGAAGACCACCGAGATCGTCGCCCTGGCCAAGGGCCTGTCCCAGGGCACCGACACCATCGCCGCGGAACTCGCCGCCAACCGCGCCGACTTGGCGTCGCGCGCCGGATCGGCGATCACCCACGACCCGGCCGTACGGGCCCGGGCCGCCGCCGTCACCGACGCCGAAGGACGCCGCTCCCAGCCGTACGCCGAGCGGTCCGCGGCCCAGCGTTCGCACCTCAAGCTGCCGCTGCTTCCCACTACCACGATCGGCTCGTTCCCGCAGACCACCGAATTGCGCACGGCCCGCGCCGACCTGCGCGCGGGACGCCTCGACACGGCGGGCTACGAGGAGCGCATCAGGAACGAGATCCGTGAGGTCGTCTCCTTCCAGGAGAAGACCGGGCTCGACGTCCTGGTGCACGGCGAGCCCGAACGCAACGACATGGTGCAGTACTTCGCCGAACAGCTCACCGGCTACCTCGCCACGCAGCACGGCTGGGTCCAGTCGTACGGCACCCGTTATGTGCGCCCGCCGGTCCTCGCGGGCGACATCTCCCGACCTGAACCGATGACGGTGCGCTGGACGTCCTTCGCCAACTCCCTCACCGACCGCCCCGTCAAGGGCATGCTCACCGGGCCCGTCACCATGCTCGCCTGGTCCTTCGTCCGCGACGACCAGCCGCTCGGCGACACCGCGCGCCAGGTCGCCCTCGCCCTGCGCGACGAGGTCAACGACCTGGAGGCCGCGGGCACTTCGGTCATCCAGGTCGACGAGCCCGCGCTGCGCGAGACCCTGCCGCTGCGCGCCGCCGACCGCCCCGCCTACCTGGACTGGGCCACGGAGTCGTTCCGCCTCACCACCAGCGGCGTCCGCCCCGACACCCAGATCCACACACACATGTGCTACGCCGAGTTCGGTGACATCGTGCGGGCCATCGACGACCTCGACGCGGACGTCATCAGCCTGGAGGCCGCCCGCTCCCACATGCAGGTCGCCCGCGAACTCGCCGAACACGGCTACCCGCGCGAGGCCGGTCCCGGCGTCTACGACATCCACTCGCCCCGTGTCCCCGACGCCGCGGAGGCCGCCGCCCTGCTCCGCAAGGGCCTTGAGGCCATCCCGCCCCAGCGCCTGTGGGTCAACCCCGACTGCGGCCTGAAGACCCGCGGCTGGCCCGAGACCCGCGCCTCCCTGGAGAACCTGGTCACCGCGGCCCGCACGGTGCGCGGGGAACTGCCCGCTTCCTGA
- a CDS encoding AfsR/SARP family transcriptional regulator, protein MRFTVLGPVRAWRGDTELALGPPKQRALLALLLVRAGSPVSLSDMVDVLWPQGPPKSATNVVRHHVGSLRRLLAPETPTGEDRAVGTVARYSGGYRLDPQTGGLDLLVFRRLAARARQAASEGSPKTATDLYDEALALWRGPIADGVPADIRGHPVFTAIDDECVSVVRDAAVDALTAGTPDRVLAPLRRATTSHPLDEPLQARLVLVLAAAGRRAEALATYRAVRDRLAEELGIAPGRELTEAHQRVLDQDPSDVWRSGTPPGPDSGDAPAPRRRPRAETPSGARTPAPHPAQLPADLPVFAGRRSELARALALLPELDHPAATPEATVITTIEGMAGVGKTSLAVHWAHRVAHRFPDGQLYANLRGFDPAGAAVEPGDVLRAFLHGLSVHPHDMPAGPDAQAGLYRSLLTHRRVLVLLDNARDSAQVRPLLPGSPGSLVIVTSRRRLQGLITADGAHSLTLGPLGDAEAREVLAQRIGAQRIAAEPAAVEAVIALCGRLPLALVIVAAHSTAGPGLPLASIAAELRAGHGSLDAFSGDEADVRAVFSWSHRALTPWPPGCSDSWHSIPAPTSPGPPRRA, encoded by the coding sequence ATGCGGTTCACAGTGCTCGGACCGGTAAGGGCATGGCGAGGCGACACCGAGCTCGCTCTGGGTCCGCCCAAGCAGCGGGCGCTGCTGGCGCTCCTGTTGGTACGGGCGGGCTCACCGGTGAGCCTGAGCGACATGGTGGACGTACTGTGGCCGCAGGGTCCGCCCAAGAGCGCGACGAACGTCGTGCGCCACCATGTGGGCTCACTGCGGCGCCTGTTGGCCCCGGAGACGCCGACGGGCGAAGACAGGGCGGTCGGAACGGTTGCCCGCTACTCCGGAGGCTATCGCCTCGACCCCCAGACCGGCGGTCTGGACCTGCTGGTCTTCCGCCGCTTGGCGGCGCGGGCCAGGCAGGCGGCGAGCGAAGGCTCACCGAAGACCGCGACCGACCTGTACGACGAAGCGCTGGCGCTGTGGCGCGGGCCGATCGCCGACGGTGTCCCCGCGGACATCCGCGGGCACCCGGTGTTCACGGCCATCGACGACGAGTGTGTCAGCGTCGTACGCGACGCCGCCGTCGACGCCCTGACGGCTGGTACGCCGGATCGCGTCCTCGCCCCGCTACGCCGGGCCACCACCAGCCATCCTCTGGACGAGCCGCTCCAGGCTCGTCTGGTGCTCGTTCTCGCCGCCGCCGGGCGCCGGGCCGAGGCACTCGCGACCTACCGCGCCGTACGAGACCGACTGGCCGAGGAGCTGGGCATCGCTCCCGGGCGCGAGCTGACGGAGGCACATCAGCGCGTGCTCGACCAGGACCCCTCCGACGTATGGCGATCCGGTACGCCCCCGGGGCCGGACAGCGGCGACGCACCAGCGCCCCGTCGCCGCCCGCGAGCCGAAACGCCGTCCGGAGCCCGCACTCCGGCGCCCCATCCCGCGCAACTCCCCGCCGACCTGCCGGTTTTTGCCGGGCGCCGCAGCGAACTCGCCCGCGCCTTAGCCCTGTTGCCCGAGCTCGACCATCCCGCCGCCACTCCCGAGGCCACGGTGATCACCACGATCGAGGGGATGGCGGGCGTCGGCAAGACGTCTTTGGCCGTGCACTGGGCCCACCGCGTCGCCCACCGCTTCCCGGACGGCCAGCTCTACGCGAACCTGCGGGGCTTCGATCCTGCTGGTGCCGCTGTGGAGCCTGGCGATGTCCTGCGCGCCTTCCTCCATGGCTTGAGCGTGCATCCGCACGACATGCCTGCGGGCCCCGACGCCCAAGCCGGCCTCTACCGAAGCCTGTTGACGCATCGTCGCGTGCTGGTCCTGCTCGACAACGCCCGCGACTCCGCACAGGTACGGCCCCTCCTCCCCGGTTCACCCGGCTCGCTCGTCATCGTCACAAGCCGCAGACGACTGCAGGGCCTGATCACCGCCGACGGCGCCCACTCCCTCACCCTGGGTCCGCTCGGTGACGCCGAAGCACGCGAGGTCCTGGCCCAGCGGATCGGCGCACAGCGGATCGCCGCCGAACCGGCCGCCGTCGAGGCCGTCATCGCCCTGTGCGGCCGATTACCCCTGGCCCTCGTCATCGTGGCAGCGCACTCCACCGCGGGCCCCGGCCTCCCACTGGCATCGATCGCCGCCGAACTGCGCGCGGGCCACGGCAGTCTGGACGCCTTCTCCGGTGACGAGGCCGACGTCCGGGCCGTGTTCTCCTGGTCCCACCGGGCACTCACCCCGTGGCCACCCGGCTGTTCCGACTCCTGGCACTCCATCCCGGCCCCGACGTCTCCCGGTCCGCCGCGACGAGCCTGA
- a CDS encoding NUDIX domain-containing protein — MCWSEGCLSWRGTLFVGGGGVLLVRPSCKPMWEIPGGYIEMGESPLAACRREVEEELGITPVIGPLLVTDWAPNPGEGDKVLYIFDGGELNADAAALIKLASDELLAAEFHPAEDFDELLIPRLARRVKRAVIARSEGQAAYLEHREAPA; from the coding sequence GTGTGCTGGTCAGAAGGGTGTCTCTCATGGAGAGGCACCCTTTTCGTGGGTGGGGGGGGCGTGTTGCTGGTCCGCCCCTCGTGCAAGCCGATGTGGGAGATCCCCGGCGGGTACATCGAGATGGGTGAATCCCCCTTGGCCGCGTGTCGCCGCGAAGTCGAGGAGGAGCTAGGCATCACACCGGTCATTGGCCCGCTCCTGGTGACTGATTGGGCACCGAACCCCGGCGAGGGCGACAAGGTCCTCTACATCTTCGACGGCGGTGAACTGAACGCGGACGCCGCAGCGTTGATCAAGCTAGCCTCTGACGAGCTGCTGGCCGCCGAGTTCCACCCGGCGGAAGACTTCGATGAGCTGCTGATCCCCAGGCTGGCCCGCAGAGTGAAGCGTGCCGTGATCGCTCGAAGCGAAGGCCAGGCCGCCTATCTCGAACACCGCGAGGCGCCAGCGTAG
- a CDS encoding DMT family transporter gives MPAAAAPWLLLAVFSGTLISLQARITGELAAGLGGDGFAAAVISFGSGFVLLALGLLVLRGPRRGVGLVLADVRGGRLKWWQVLGGFGGAAFLLAQGLTVGALGVALFTVAIVAGQVSGGLLFDRMGLGPAGPQRPSRRRVVGAMLVLVAVGLSMADKLGGGFPYAMLLLPLVAGVCVSWQQAVNGHVKNAAGSAYAGTFFNFVAGTGALSVIFLVHAAAQGLPDRLPTEPYVYLGGLVGISFITIAVAAVQKLGVLLLGLCTITGQLVGSLALDLLLPHGDTRVTAATVAGVALALAAVAVAALAGPRAGRVVASSDTARSADADADAGRVRR, from the coding sequence ATGCCTGCCGCCGCAGCCCCCTGGCTGCTCCTCGCCGTCTTCTCCGGCACCTTGATATCCCTCCAGGCCCGTATCACCGGCGAGCTGGCCGCGGGACTCGGCGGGGACGGGTTCGCGGCCGCCGTGATCTCGTTCGGCTCGGGGTTCGTGCTGCTCGCCCTCGGGCTCCTCGTGCTGCGCGGGCCGCGCCGCGGCGTGGGTCTGGTGCTCGCTGACGTACGCGGCGGACGGCTCAAGTGGTGGCAGGTGCTCGGCGGCTTCGGGGGCGCGGCCTTCCTGCTCGCGCAGGGGCTGACCGTCGGGGCGCTCGGCGTCGCGCTGTTCACCGTCGCGATCGTCGCGGGCCAGGTCAGCGGCGGGCTGCTCTTCGACCGGATGGGGCTCGGGCCCGCGGGACCGCAGCGGCCTTCGCGGCGCCGGGTCGTCGGCGCGATGCTCGTACTCGTCGCCGTCGGCCTGTCGATGGCGGACAAGCTGGGCGGCGGATTCCCGTACGCGATGCTGCTGCTCCCGCTGGTGGCGGGCGTCTGCGTGAGCTGGCAGCAGGCGGTCAACGGACATGTGAAGAACGCCGCGGGATCCGCGTACGCGGGCACGTTCTTCAACTTCGTCGCCGGTACCGGCGCGCTGAGCGTGATCTTCCTGGTGCACGCGGCGGCGCAGGGTCTGCCCGACCGCCTGCCGACCGAGCCGTACGTCTATCTCGGCGGTCTGGTCGGCATCTCCTTCATCACCATCGCGGTCGCCGCGGTTCAGAAGCTCGGCGTCCTGCTGCTCGGACTGTGCACGATCACCGGCCAGCTGGTGGGTTCGCTCGCCCTGGATCTGCTGCTGCCGCACGGCGACACCCGAGTCACGGCGGCCACGGTCGCGGGCGTGGCGCTCGCGCTCGCCGCGGTCGCCGTCGCGGCGCTGGCGGGTCCGCGCGCGGGCCGGGTCGTGGCGTCGAGCGACACGGCCCGGTCTGCGGACGCGGACGCGGACGCGGGCCGTGTGAGGCGCTAG
- a CDS encoding pirin family protein — protein sequence MSNLDRQAVPSLCGGRGFVVAEPVRELLSPRRVRLGESTEVRRLLPNLGRRMIGAWAFVDQYGPDDIADEPGMQVPPHPHMGLQTVSWLHEGEVLHRDSTGSLQTIRPRELGLMTSGRAISHSEESPKSHARFLHGAQLWVALPNAHRHTDPKFEHHAELPKVTAAGLDATVLLGALDGTESPGTTYTPIVGADITLTADTEARLPLNPDFEYGVLAMSGEVHVDGVPVLPGSMLYLGCGRTELPLRAASDAGIMLLGGEPFDEELIMWWNFVGRTQAEIEEAREDWMSGTRFGEVRGYDGGPLAAPSLPSVPLKPRGRVR from the coding sequence ATGAGCAACCTTGACCGTCAGGCAGTCCCCTCGCTGTGCGGCGGACGCGGGTTCGTCGTCGCCGAGCCCGTGCGCGAACTCCTCAGCCCCCGCCGGGTCCGGCTGGGCGAATCCACCGAAGTACGCCGACTCCTCCCCAACCTGGGCCGCCGCATGATCGGCGCGTGGGCCTTCGTCGACCAGTACGGTCCCGACGACATCGCCGACGAGCCCGGCATGCAGGTGCCGCCGCATCCGCACATGGGCCTGCAGACCGTCAGCTGGCTGCACGAGGGAGAGGTGCTGCACCGCGACTCCACCGGCAGCCTGCAGACCATCCGCCCGCGCGAGCTGGGCCTGATGACGTCGGGCCGGGCGATCTCGCACTCGGAGGAGAGCCCCAAGTCACACGCGCGTTTCCTGCACGGCGCGCAACTGTGGGTGGCCCTGCCGAACGCCCACCGGCACACCGACCCGAAGTTCGAGCACCACGCCGAACTGCCGAAGGTCACGGCCGCGGGCCTCGACGCGACCGTGCTCCTCGGCGCACTGGACGGCACGGAGTCACCCGGCACCACGTACACACCGATCGTCGGCGCCGACATCACGCTCACCGCCGACACCGAGGCACGGCTGCCGCTGAACCCCGACTTCGAGTACGGCGTACTCGCCATGTCCGGCGAGGTACACGTCGACGGCGTCCCGGTACTCCCCGGCTCCATGCTCTACCTCGGCTGCGGCCGCACCGAACTCCCGCTGCGCGCCGCGTCCGACGCCGGAATCATGCTGCTCGGCGGAGAGCCGTTCGACGAGGAACTGATCATGTGGTGGAACTTCGTCGGCCGTACGCAGGCGGAGATCGAGGAGGCGCGGGAGGACTGGATGTCGGGCACGCGGTTCGGCGAGGTGAGGGGGTACGACGGGGGGCCGCTGGCGGCACCTTCCCTGCCCTCCGTGCCGTTGAAGCCGCGAGGACGGGTGCGCTGA
- a CDS encoding VOC family protein: MPVELNHTIVAAHDQYVSARFLADLLGLQVGPPDGPFTPVVVANGVTLDYYDRALDDSELGPEITPQHYAFQVTDEEFDAILARIRAGNLPYWADPHHRTPGEIRTRGRSRAAYFEDPNGHNMEILTPS, from the coding sequence ATGCCTGTCGAACTCAATCACACCATCGTCGCCGCTCACGACCAATATGTGTCCGCCCGGTTCCTCGCCGACCTGCTCGGACTCCAAGTAGGCCCGCCGGACGGCCCATTCACGCCCGTGGTCGTCGCGAACGGGGTCACGCTCGACTACTACGACCGCGCTCTCGATGACTCTGAACTAGGTCCCGAAATCACACCGCAGCACTACGCGTTCCAGGTCACGGACGAGGAGTTCGACGCAATTCTCGCCCGCATCCGGGCCGGGAACCTGCCGTACTGGGCCGATCCGCACCACCGAACGCCGGGTGAGATCCGCACCCGGGGCCGCAGCCGCGCCGCCTACTTCGAGGACCCGAACGGGCACAACATGGAGATCTTGACGCCGAGTTGA